Within the Scomber scombrus chromosome 4, fScoSco1.1, whole genome shotgun sequence genome, the region TTAATAAATCTAAACATTTCATTATCAGCAACTTTAAAATCTCCAAACTCCTGAATTGCATGCTGATCAAACTAAAGTGTCCCTGTGTTCCTCTGGTCTTTAAAGATATCTTCCTGTTTCTAAATGAAGCTCAAACGTGTGAACCTCAGAGGGGGAAACATGTTGTGTTATCTGAACCTCGCTGCCAGatattttttcctcctctcttggACATTTCTTGCAGCGTGCAGGCGAGTGACAGCGTTTTGGTTACTCGTCTCCATAAGAGCGTGTCAGCCTGATGCATATCTGTGCTGTCAGCcagagttgggggggggggggagaaaggtGGATCCACCACTACAAGCCTACACCTCTTATCCTCGTCCTGTCATGCGTGTAGCAGAGCAGCTCCAtcctgctcctccatctctctgacAACAACACTCCCACCACTGCCTCGCCTCTCAGCAGATGCACTTGTGCGTCCTGGAAAAAAACACGCTGCGTCCCACACGATGAATGGCTACGGGTCCCCTTACCTGTACATGGGGGCTCCGGTGTCTCAGCCCCGGGCCCCGCTGCAGAGGACCCCCAAGTGTGCGCGGTGCAGGAACCACGGCGTGCTCTCCTGGCTCAAAGGTCACAAACGCTACTGTCGATTTAAGGATTGCACCTGCGAGAAATGCATCCTCATCATCGAGAGGCAGCGGGTCATGGCGGCGCAGGTGGccctccggaggcagcaggccaACGAGAGTTTGGAGAGTCTCATCCCGGAGTCCCTCAGAGTGTTGCCCGGTATTGGCATAGCAGGGGCCGGGGAGGGGAACCAACGAGCCCCGCCGAGGACCGAGGAGCTGGAGCTGAGGTGGAGCAGCTCGGAGCAGCAGAATGGAGCACAAACCTGCACAGgtaggaacaggaggaggatgaggaagaagagtttgagctttttatttgtttaaatgtttaaatgtgtgctgaagtttggttttattttgacagaatgaaaataatgaaatgtgacGAAAGTGTGCCATTTGTAAGGAGTGACGTTCAAATGATTTTTCTATTAGTATtacttataaataaatatattaaatcacaaaaagctACAGGATTGCTTCCaccaatatttatttaacaaacaaaaaggaaaataatgtaaaatgagcttttaaatgtaaaagaagGAACGATTGATGGAAGATATTTGTGTTTAATCTTTGGATGAGATCAACGTCaaagtgtgaaagtgtgttgagattttctttacagtttatttatacaacaattgccaagaaacacattttccctttaactgaatattgtattatttttgagTGACACCTCTGCTGTTATATGAAGATTAATTCAGATAATTTCCCGCTTTAAAAACAATCAgtataaagacattttcttgATGCTCAAATGGattttttataaatcattttacaGAAGCACAAGAGACAGACTCAAGGACGTAAACAGATCgatcattaaatataaaacattgtgttaaatgtttgctttttatttaaaatacaacatggcatgttagaatataaaaaatgcaagtgtgtgtgtgcaaaaggTGAAATTTAATCTTGTTTTTgatcaaatatttacaaaaactgaTACCAAAAAAAGGGAAACGGGGCCtaaagatgacatcatcattatcatcactaTAACTATGAGCTGTGTTGTGagattttgtcatttattttaattttaaaatcaaaacttaATTGATATTATTGAGTCATTTACAGGAATAAATAGTGTGTTTGAAAGTTAGTTGTGGCTTTATTTGTAAGCTGATAGTGATTTGTAATTACCAGAGAATGAAGAGAGGCATTACGACTATTCTCTGCATTTATTATTGGACGTTGTGTTCCTTTATGTTTCTATTTAAGGGCTTATTTTTATATAAGAAATATCACATTTTGTCATCCTATTTTGgaaatagtttcatttaaatgctttttatatTTCACCTTGTGCATTATATTCTTTAACTTCAGCACGTTTCTCTTCATTATTGAGCAAACTGGTGTTAATTCACCTTCTTATCATGATACAACATGCTCAATATTCCTCCCACATATGGAGATCATGTACAGCTTATTTAAATCATTACTGAGATATTTCCACCTGCACTTTTCTGTTCACCTGACTCCACTTGCTCGCCTTTTTTCGGACACAAGGCCGAGCTCTAACCTCCAACCTCAGCCTGATTacaacacacagctgcagcGCTTTAAAAGATTACAGTAATCAGCGCCGGACAGCCTGAATCGACTTTCATCGCCATATTTCTTTACAGGAGGTCAACTTCAGATGAAATGTTACCAAGCAACAGGCGAGCTGTTTGTGCCAAATGTGGTCAAAAAGGCATCGACGCCATGCAACGATTCCTCAATGACACACAAGTCAGCACTTTGTGTTAACAGCTttgcagaagaagagagagagagagagagagagagaggaaatagaggagaggagaaaggggggAGAAGATGTAAATCCACATAAATAGCTGTGTTGGAGACAAGTTGACAAGCGATTAATTgtatgtttcctttttcttcttgagGAGAGCTGAGAGTGGGTTGGAGTTTGTGCAGAAAGTGCAAGTCAGCATGTTTCTGAAGtttaaatgagtctttttataaaaagttttaaaggCTTAAAATCTGTAATATGTTTAatcctttgtaggtcacaccataaaagtgctatttaaaaaaaacattacctacctctttgaggccatgacaacataaaacatggattttttttctccatccatccatccatccatccatccatccatccatccatccatccatccatccatccatccatccctattaacctaaatgtgatgttttacagacctcattcAGATCTCATAAAAGAACATGTTATAGagtcattctgttcatgtacaagatgaaaaaattaaactaaacttcaaaaatgtctccagcaggatctcttatgtcagcagtgatttgtgttattcttcgtttatacactagaacaacctgtatctatagcaaccataacacaatctgatggtctttttgtgcattacatacctcatacaagtggtaaagattgcccaaaaagttgcagacctacaaagggttaatatCTAATGCCTAAATGTTTGTATTGACCCTTTTTTGTGCGTTTTGGCCTGCAGAGTCTACAGAGGAAGGTGCTGATGATGCATCAGGAGGAGAAAACGGAGGTAGCTCCAGTGAGAAGGAGCAGGACCCGTCCAGCTCCCCAGAGGGCTCCAAACCAAACTCCTGCTACACCCCTGAGCCTCCAGACACCCCTTCACACCAGGAGGAGAGCCGCTACACCCTCCCAAAATCTGGCAGCGCAGAAAAAGAAGCCAAAACCGAGAGTCCTCAGAAGTATCCCATCAGTCCTGGAGAGCAGAGCGTCCTGATTGAAGGCCTCGCCGGATCCATCAACCTGCCCTTCAGCCTCAGAGCCAACAGGCCCCCCCTGGAGGTCCTCAAAAAGATCTTCCCCGCTCACAAGCCTCCTGTGCTGGAGCTCATCCTCAGGGGCTGTGGGGGGGATCTGGTTGGTGCCATTGAGGTGCTGCTGTCCAGTCGGAGCCCTGATGGGAGTGCGCACCAGCAAGCAGACCCTCACCCGGACACCTTGGTGCTACCCTCAAATGGACACCTATTCGAGCACACTTTAGGCTCCTACCACCCGGTGTCCTCTTCAGCCAAGTGGTCGGTGGGCTCTGCTTTCCGGGTGCCAGAGTCCCTCCGGTTCACATCCGACTCAGCATCGGGGGTGGTGTCAGGCCCATTGGGTGTCCCCCTTCAGCACCCATCCTTCCCTCAACCCACTCGGTACCCACTCATGCTGCGCAACTCTCTAACCCGCACCCAAGCCAGCCCCTTCGTGCACAACGACGTGACTCTGTGGAATACCATGGCGCTCCAGCAGCAGTACCAGCTCCGGTCTGCAGCCCAGTACATGTCCCCTTTctccccagcagcagcagcagcagcagcagcagcccaaGCCCCCGTTGGACCAGGTGGGACAGTATTTCGGAGCTCAGCCCTCCTCCCCTCCAGGCCCTCCGAGGAGCAGCGCATCAGCATCCAGGAGGAGAGCTGCACGCTGGGACCCAAATCCGGCCTCTACTCTCCAGATGAGGAGTATGAAGAGCGATCCGACTCTGCAGACTCCCGCATCCTAAACTCCTCCACCTAAAACCAGATGCTGATGATGGACTAATGCAGCAGGGAGAaccaaaaaataatgtttctgtgtaaatttaaaaaaggggggagaGTGGGTGTCTTTGTTTGAAATGAACAGTGTCAAGCAGTCACCCCCTTTTTCAAGATGTCAGGTGGACTTGACCAAAACGGATTGAATGTAGCAGACTCGTTGTTGTTTTGACAGTCTGTCCTCATATTTCCTTGTAAAGCATGTTTAGTACTGTGAAAGCTTTCGATGTAAGGATCACAACTGCATGTCAAAAGAGTATGCCAAATAAATCTGAGTAGTCCAAATGGATCagattgctcttttttttttaatacttactGAACAAAATGAATTTAATTGTGTGACTTGAAGGACTGGAGATAATCGTGCTTGTTCTACAACCAGCTGACCACAATGTAGTTATGGATTTATGGCCTATTTATCAAAGATATTGATAACATTAAAAGctaataaatgcagtgttattTATATGTGTCTCTCCAAATCTGTGTATTGCAGCAGGATTATATGTAGGCTAACCGAAGCTTCTTAATTTGTAATAAATCAAACACATCAACCAATATGAACCATTATATCACCAGCTATTTCTAATTTAAAGCCTCtattataataatcaatatcaTTGTCAATTTAATTTTCATATAGGGACAATCACAAGATGTAGAAAACAATATATCCTAATAGTGTACTAgttgatgtagtatgcagtattacagtaaaagtagtggtttggtccctctgactgatatattattatatatgacatcattagattattaatagtgaatcagtgttagagcaacatgttactgttgtagctgctggaggtggagctagtttacactactttatatacagttaggtagtttagtccagtggttcccaaccggGGTgtcaggcccctccaaagggtcagcagataaatctgaggggtcatgagatgattaatgggagaggaaagaagaaaaaacaaagttctgatacacaaatgtgttttcagtatggatcatttgaacatttattgaaatcacaccatgtgaccctgactacaatacaatacaagtacaatatttccttctgaaatgtagaaagtagcatcagatggaaatactcaagtaaaagtaaaagtactttaaaatcatatttaaatacaatacttggttactttccaccactggatGTTGTGGATGTCCTGAGAGCCTGTTGTGATTGAATAAAGAGAACATGAAACCAGCCACAGAGGATGGAGGTAACAATGATGCTTGGTTTTAAGAATTAGAGTCAGGTCAGAGTTGAGCTTTTAAAGGTTCGGGACAGTGACTGGGAATGAAACATATCAATGAGAGTCCTCACAAGTATAGAAAGACACTTAGACTACATTCATTTGTGAGATTCGTGTGTGGATTATAAAACAGAAGATAGAAGCGGGTGTGTGTTGCCTACCAACCCTGAAAGATGTGTTTGACTTGCagtgaaattatattttatcatcATCTAAATGCTGATTTAAACTCCAACGTACAGATAAAATGATGCAGATATAGATTAACTGGGTTTGTCCTCCACATCAGCAGACCTCCAACCCTCCTGGTTGTATCCTTTTGGTTTAAACCTGTCAaatgctgccatctagtggtgtaATCGATTCACTACATGTCTTCAAAACTAACAACTGGCTCCAATAATTGAAGATTTAGGACTGAAATTtaacaaagagacacaaataaTTACAGACATTAGGTCTTTGGtggtaaaacattttcaattttaaacaaaaccacaacaaatgaagcttttaaaaacagtcaaatttcTGTTCATTCAAGCAGATAAAATAAGTGTTTGACTCGTTCACATTTGTTCACAGCACTTGAACCAACAGCTGTGCTCCAGAGCAAATCAGCAGCAGATCCTCAAGGTGgggggaacattttttaatcacTCAACCTCCACAGTTTCTCAAACCAGTCCAAAGATTTggactgaacatttttttaaaggtaaggcaacagaaacattttatgGTTTGACTGCcaactttgtttttgtgcatctaaaactaaaatgacagttgattcattgattagtaaTTCAGTCAACTGACCCAAAAATATGCtcagtttttgtcatttatgaAGTAAAATGATGTTGATTTATCAGCTTCTCTACTTttgaaattatatatatatacaagtTTTGAATTTGATCACTTCCGAAATGTTACACATTTTGGTTTTTAGTTAAAATAAGCAAAGTAAAGATGTCATATCAGGCTCTGCAATGGACATTTTGTCACCGTTTAATTGATAATGAGATTAATTAGTTGATAACATTCAAGTTTTTTATCAAATTATGGCTTTCATCACTAAAATAACAAGTATCAAacaatgagaataataatatttgttgttgttttctgagCTAAAGAGACACTGGTCATGTTTACCTGCTCTAGTCTGCCTCCCAGTGGACACCAGAGGAATGTCAGGTGTTAAACCAACAGGCCCaaactactaccactactactactaccaccactactactactactactactactactactactgctactactactataacaaCAGGTTAAAGTCGGCATGACAACGTTTACTGTATTTCTCATCAGTATTTTATTACAGGATGTATGTAACAGCagctaaatacatttttagtatTATTCTGAGGAATGTATCGAACCTCTACTTATTATTTGGGTATTCATGAAATTTATGATGTATATTACTGTTGAATTATTTGCTACCATACAGCAGCAGTATTATGTGTCAAAGACAAATTTTACTCTGGTACAATAAAGACTTATCTGGTTAAAGCAAAATACTTTGaaggaaaatataaatataatcagtTTATATGAACATACATACACTGCATCACTGCAGGGAAATGAGTTGATATAAATCAAACTGCTTCATGTGAACAAGAGTGAAATAGAAGTTTGTTGCTCTGAAgttacacaaaaaataatatgttttaaaaacgTTCATTGTTTAATTAAAGACATGTACAAATAGTAGACTAGGTAACATTTGTAGTGTGTGATGTCAATAAGAAAAGTTACACAGtagtcacaaaaaaaaatccttattggttattttttatgtttttaagttcaaaaacagtaaaattggCTACACTGATGAATGACTTAACAACAGACAGATATGATAGAAAGTAAAACCTAAATGTGAAATAGTCCGAGCCACGTGAGGTCGAGTCCAGACTACTGCAGATAAATTTAAAATCTCTGGCGGTGACTCGTCCACAGCTGAAGGACACATCCTCCTGTTTGTTGCATGTTAGCCATGAGAGGTCGAGGTGTCAAACCCCTTCAGACAGAGACAAATGCTGTCTCGCCTGGTTTTGTATTCAGCTGCATGTGTTGTCGGTCCATCAGAGACTAATTAACATAACAGGATCCCCAGTGATCCCACACTGCTCTTCTGTCTATACACAGCTCCGGTTACGCTTTACGGCCTGCACAGCGGGACACTTCCAACAAGATGCTGTTGTTTCAATCAACCCCAAAAGTAAACCGGACAGCGTGTGAGAAAGTGtcattatgtgtctgt harbors:
- the dmrt3a gene encoding doublesex- and mab-3-related transcription factor 3a isoform X1, whose product is MNGYGSPYLYMGAPVSQPRAPLQRTPKCARCRNHGVLSWLKGHKRYCRFKDCTCEKCILIIERQRVMAAQVALRRQQANESLESLIPESLRVLPGIGIAGAGEGNQRAPPRTEELELRWSSSEQQNGAQTCTGRNRRRMRKKKSTEEGADDASGGENGGSSSEKEQDPSSSPEGSKPNSCYTPEPPDTPSHQEESRYTLPKSGSAEKEAKTESPQKYPISPGEQSVLIEGLAGSINLPFSLRANRPPLEVLKKIFPAHKPPVLELILRGCGGDLVGAIEVLLSSRSPDGSAHQQADPHPDTLVLPSNGHLFEHTLGSYHPVSSSAKWSVGSAFRVPESLRFTSDSASGVVSGPLGVPLQHPSFPQPTRYPLMLRNSLTRTQASPFVHNDVTLWNTMALQQQYQLRSAAQYMSPFSPAAAAAAAAAQAPVGPGGTVFRSSALLPSRPSEEQRISIQEESCTLGPKSGLYSPDEEYEERSDSADSRILNSST
- the dmrt3a gene encoding doublesex- and mab-3-related transcription factor 3a isoform X2 encodes the protein MNGYGSPYLYMGAPVSQPRAPLQRTPKCARCRNHGVLSWLKGHKRYCRFKDCTCEKCILIIERQRVMAAQVALRRQQANESLESLIPESLRVLPGIGIAGAGEGNQRAPPRTEELELRWSSSEQQNGAQTCTESTEEGADDASGGENGGSSSEKEQDPSSSPEGSKPNSCYTPEPPDTPSHQEESRYTLPKSGSAEKEAKTESPQKYPISPGEQSVLIEGLAGSINLPFSLRANRPPLEVLKKIFPAHKPPVLELILRGCGGDLVGAIEVLLSSRSPDGSAHQQADPHPDTLVLPSNGHLFEHTLGSYHPVSSSAKWSVGSAFRVPESLRFTSDSASGVVSGPLGVPLQHPSFPQPTRYPLMLRNSLTRTQASPFVHNDVTLWNTMALQQQYQLRSAAQYMSPFSPAAAAAAAAAQAPVGPGGTVFRSSALLPSRPSEEQRISIQEESCTLGPKSGLYSPDEEYEERSDSADSRILNSST